GTCTGCTGGGCGAAAGCCTCTTGAAGAAAGTTATCGGAAAGCCGTGTGAGGGAAAACTTCAAGCACGGTTTGATGAGGGGATGCTGGAAACGGAACGAAAGTTTTGCGCCAGTGTTCTACTCTACAATAATTTGTTATAGGCAATCAGCTATTACAGCGAATAAGCTTTATCTTTCAATATGAAACAGAATACATTTAAACACTGCTATATTGATGAAAGTATTCACGATTCCATTGGTATTGTAGTTACTGCCTTTGTTTTTTCTGACGATAATTTTGAATATTCTATAACAGAGGCATTACAAAAAGCCGGTTTGAATACGTCCCAAGATGAGTTTAAAAGCAGTGTACGTATGGATGTAAATGAACCAATGCAAAAAGCAAGGGAAAATCTACTTGCGCTTGCTGGCTGCAAATCAAAAATAGCTGTTTTTTAGGGCCATTTTCTCGCCCACATTTGGGCAGACAAACTCTTCAAGCTCTTCAATCTGTCTTAGTTCGAAATGCAATTCCAGCAGATTCATTGTCTGCTCATTTTGATAAAGAAATATTCCCCTCATTGAGTGAAGCGGCTCGATTACATGCTTTATTTCATTCTTTGAAAGGTTGCAAAATTTATGGGCGTGAAGATTCTAGTAGCCCTTCAATTTATGCTTGAAGGGCTACTAGAAAATAAGGTTGAATATCTAATTGAAGCGAAGGCAATAGGCATTGAATTAAAAGACAGTCATTTGCGACAGGCAATAGAATATTGCGCAAACAACGGCGCACAATGGGTAATTCTAACTAATGCCTTAATATGGCAGGTTTATAAAATCAAATTTGAGAAACCAATCAATTTTAATTTGGTTTGCTCTTTCAATTTTTCAGAGATAGACCCCAAAAATGAAGAACATCAGGAACAATTATTTATAATATGCAAAGAAGGCCTGGTAAAAGATGCAAGAGAAGAATTCCATGAAAAAATTTCAACTGTTAACAGATTTATTCTTGGCGCACTAATTCTAAGTGATGAAATTATAAATGTTATCAGACGTGAACTTAAGAAATTATCCGATGGGGTTTTAGCAACACCTGAAGAAATAGCAAAAGTTCTTACCGACGAAGTATTGAAACGAGATATTTTTGAGGGGGAAGAAGCTTCAAAAGCGCAAAATCGTGTACGCCGCTTTTACGATAAAGCAACTAAACGGCAGAGAGAAATTTTAACAGATAAACAATCTATTGAAATTCAACAAAATGTTTCCTTGCCAGACAAATCTCTTATTGTCGCCCAACCTACGGAAGATAAAGATTGATATATTGGTTTGCAAAATAATAATATATTTGTTATAATCTTTTTGGAGGTAAAAAATGAATCTTAAAATTATTTTAGAACCAAGTGAAGAAGGTGGTTATACCGCTATTGTCCCCGCCCTTCCGGGATGCATAAGTGAAGGTGATACGCGAGAGGAAGCATTAAATAATATTCGTGAAGCAATTGGTCTTTATCTTGAGCCTGTTGAAGATGATTCAAATTTTTCTCCGGTTGCTGAACAACTCGAAATAGCTGTATGAGTGAAAAAGTCCCAAGTTTAAATTATCAACAAGTCATCAATGCTTTAAAACGAGACGGCTGGGTGGTAGTTTGTCAAAAAGGCAGTCATATTCGTTTACAAAAACATTTACTTTCCGAAACACTGAAAATCATTGTGCCTGCACACAAGCCAATAAAAAGATCAACATTATCACATGTTTTGAAACAATCTCATTTATCAGTACCAGATTTTATAAAATTAATTTAAGAATCCAACATTGCGCTACACTGGACGGGCAGTAGCCCGCCAGTGAGCTTCCGCGATTGCCTGTCGAAAAACCCCTATTTTCATAAAAAAGTACTTTCTTCTGATTAAATAATAAGGTATAATGTAAAAAAAATATTATAACTGAAAGGAGAAAGTATTAAATGGCCCGCTATAAGAACTATTCGTATGAACAGACCATTATGGTTCCAGTCCGCTATGACCGCCAGATAATTCCCGGAAGCTTTGAAGAAGCAATAAACAGAATAGTGGATGAGCATTTGGATCTGGAAGTATTTGAAACACGGTACAAAAATGATGCAACCGGCAGGAAAGCGTATAATCCGGCAATATTGCTTAAGATAACATTATTGGCGTATTCCAAAGGGATAACGAGTTCAAGGGAAATAGAAGAACTATGTAATGAGAATGTGGTTTTTATGGCACTATCCGCGGACAGCCATCCAGACCACTCAACGATAGCGTCATTCAT
The sequence above is drawn from the bacterium genome and encodes:
- a CDS encoding restriction endonuclease subunit R; protein product: MGVKILVALQFMLEGLLENKVEYLIEAKAIGIELKDSHLRQAIEYCANNGAQWVILTNALIWQVYKIKFEKPINFNLVCSFNFSEIDPKNEEHQEQLFIICKEGLVKDAREEFHEKISTVNRFILGALILSDEIINVIRRELKKLSDGVLATPEEIAKVLTDEVLKRDIFEGEEASKAQNRVRRFYDKATKRQREILTDKQSIEIQQNVSLPDKSLIVAQPTEDKD
- a CDS encoding type II toxin-antitoxin system HicB family antitoxin, yielding MNLKIILEPSEEGGYTAIVPALPGCISEGDTREEALNNIREAIGLYLEPVEDDSNFSPVAEQLEIAV
- a CDS encoding type II toxin-antitoxin system HicA family toxin, which codes for MSEKVPSLNYQQVINALKRDGWVVVCQKGSHIRLQKHLLSETLKIIVPAHKPIKRSTLSHVLKQSHLSVPDFIKLI